In one window of Deinococcus aquiradiocola DNA:
- a CDS encoding tRNA (cytidine(34)-2'-O)-methyltransferase has translation MRVVLFEPEKAGNVGNIARTCAVLGAELHLIRPFGFRLTDREFRRAGMDYLEGVKLHDHATWTAFQGTLGEGARVFAFSTHATDLHTRAGFRRGDYLLFGPESRGLPAWLRDALPKLKLPQPGGGRSLNLSVAAGVAAFEAGRQIEDW, from the coding sequence GTGCGGGTGGTGCTGTTCGAGCCGGAGAAGGCCGGGAATGTCGGCAACATCGCGCGGACGTGCGCGGTGCTGGGCGCGGAACTGCACCTCATCCGGCCGTTCGGGTTCCGGCTGACGGACCGGGAGTTCCGCCGGGCAGGCATGGATTACCTGGAGGGTGTGAAGCTGCACGATCACGCGACGTGGACGGCGTTTCAGGGGACGCTGGGGGAGGGCGCGCGGGTGTTCGCGTTCTCGACGCACGCGACGGACCTGCACACGCGGGCGGGCTTCCGGCGCGGCGATTACCTGCTGTTCGGGCCGGAATCGCGGGGGTTGCCCGCGTGGCTGCGGGACGCGCTCCCGAAACTGAAGTTGCCGCAGCCGGGCGGCGGCCGGAGCCTGAACCTGTCGGTGGCGGCGGGCGTGGCGGCGTTCGAGGCGGGACGGCAGATCGAGGACTGGTGA
- the ispF gene encoding 2-C-methyl-D-erythritol 2,4-cyclodiphosphate synthase translates to MLAYRIGYGEDAHRLEGGRELWLGGVRVPDAPHGAVAHSDGDAVLHAVADALLSGVALGDIGQYYPDTDPANRGLDSATILRRCLGLVREAGFVPLNVALVVTLDRPKLGAMRAVIARSVADLLGLAGSEVGVSFKTSEGLALSHVQVRVTVLLGRVDAVGA, encoded by the coding sequence ATGCTTGCATACCGCATCGGGTACGGGGAGGACGCGCATCGTCTGGAGGGGGGCCGCGAGTTGTGGCTGGGTGGGGTGAGGGTGCCGGACGCGCCGCACGGCGCGGTGGCGCACTCGGACGGGGACGCGGTGCTGCACGCGGTGGCGGACGCGCTGCTGAGCGGGGTGGCGCTGGGCGACATCGGGCAGTATTACCCGGACACGGACCCCGCGAACCGGGGGCTGGACAGCGCCACGATCTTGCGGCGTTGCCTGGGGCTGGTGCGGGAGGCGGGGTTCGTGCCGCTGAACGTGGCGCTGGTGGTGACGCTGGACCGCCCGAAGCTGGGGGCGATGCGCGCCGTGATCGCGCGGAGCGTGGCGGACCTGCTGGGACTGGCGGGGTCGGAGGTGGGCGTGTCGTTCAAGACGTCGGAGGGGCTGGCGTTGTCGCACGTGCAGGTGCGCGTGACGGTGCTGCTGGGCCGCGTGGACGCGGTGGGCGCGTGA
- a CDS encoding tetratricopeptide repeat protein has translation MKLPAHALLTAALAAVALTGTVSAQQTTQTTTTTTTAPVTPPAPDLSNPAALLGKARALAQTARASSSRNIDDIPWKDAAAAAELAVQAAPQNPDALQLRAQVYSDVGFWKQAETAWDAYLALKPDDAQARKTAAVAQYNLGYAAYARADLGNAPAPFAKCLTLDPANADCALWGGRVALENGQFTQAVTLYQQASTLRPQDKVAAYFLGVARNAGRYGPAATTAFSRAYQNFDAGRKQDALDGYKAATAAAPNFIEAWREQGRLALELNDTASAQAAYDAAVNLPGANASDRYNQGLVKEGAQYGLSAVKAFRDAYARYTTGNKAAAETGFQAATTASPTYAKAWSWLGRVRYESKNYPAAAEAYAQAVKLDPADKSAAYYLKLSQLGK, from the coding sequence ATGAAGCTCCCCGCGCACGCCCTCCTGACCGCCGCGCTCGCCGCTGTCGCCCTCACCGGCACTGTGAGCGCCCAGCAGACGACGCAGACCACCACCACGACCACCACCGCGCCCGTCACACCCCCCGCGCCGGACCTCAGCAACCCCGCCGCGCTGCTCGGCAAGGCCCGCGCCCTCGCGCAGACGGCCCGCGCCAGCAGCAGCCGCAACATCGACGACATCCCCTGGAAGGACGCCGCCGCCGCCGCCGAACTCGCCGTGCAGGCCGCCCCGCAGAACCCGGACGCCCTGCAGCTCCGCGCACAGGTGTACAGCGACGTCGGCTTCTGGAAGCAGGCGGAAACCGCGTGGGACGCCTACCTCGCCCTCAAACCGGACGACGCGCAGGCCCGCAAGACCGCCGCCGTCGCCCAGTACAACCTCGGCTACGCCGCTTACGCCCGCGCCGACCTCGGCAACGCCCCCGCCCCCTTCGCCAAGTGCCTCACCCTCGACCCCGCCAACGCCGACTGCGCCCTCTGGGGTGGCCGCGTCGCCCTCGAAAACGGTCAGTTCACGCAGGCCGTCACCCTCTACCAGCAGGCCAGCACCCTCCGCCCGCAGGACAAGGTCGCCGCGTACTTTCTCGGCGTCGCCCGCAACGCCGGCAGGTACGGTCCCGCCGCCACCACCGCCTTCAGCCGCGCGTACCAGAACTTCGACGCGGGCCGCAAACAGGACGCCCTCGACGGGTACAAGGCCGCCACCGCCGCCGCCCCCAACTTCATCGAAGCGTGGCGCGAACAGGGCCGCCTCGCCCTCGAACTCAACGACACCGCCAGCGCCCAGGCCGCCTACGACGCCGCCGTGAACCTCCCCGGCGCGAACGCCAGCGACCGTTACAACCAGGGCCTCGTCAAGGAGGGCGCTCAGTACGGCCTGAGCGCCGTCAAGGCCTTCCGCGACGCCTACGCCAGATACACCACCGGCAACAAGGCCGCCGCCGAGACGGGCTTCCAGGCAGCCACCACCGCCAGCCCCACCTACGCCAAAGCCTGGAGCTGGCTCGGCCGCGTCCGCTACGAGAGCAAGAACTACCCCGCCGCTGCCGAAGCGTACGCCCAGGCCGTGAAACTCGACCCGGCCGACAAGAGCGCCGCGTACTACCTGAAACTCTCCCAGCTCGGCAAGTAA